A region from the Haloarcula limicola genome encodes:
- the sdhC gene encoding succinate dehydrogenase, cytochrome b556 subunit encodes MSQSYNRGTVEDFGRWREFSAGMWAWIFHKFTGWVLVGYLFTHIAVLSTSLGGADLYTGTLQGLEALLVVRFLEVGLLAVAVFHILNGIRLLMVDLGVGLESQDVSFYASLVLTGAIVVASIPTFLGGPLA; translated from the coding sequence ATGAGTCAGTCTTACAATCGCGGCACCGTCGAGGATTTCGGACGGTGGCGGGAGTTCTCGGCCGGGATGTGGGCCTGGATATTCCACAAGTTCACCGGCTGGGTGCTCGTGGGGTATCTGTTCACCCACATCGCCGTCCTCAGTACGTCCCTCGGTGGTGCGGACCTCTATACGGGTACCCTGCAGGGGTTAGAGGCCCTGCTCGTCGTTCGCTTCCTCGAAGTCGGACTGCTCGCCGTCGCCGTCTTCCACATCCTCAACGGGATACGACTGCTGATGGTGGACCTCGGCGTCGGCCTCGAATCACAGGACGTGAGCTTCTACGCGTCGCTGGTGCTGACCGGCGCGATCGTCGTCGCCAGCATCCCGACGTTCCTCGGGGGGCCACTAGCCTGA